In Longimicrobium sp., a single genomic region encodes these proteins:
- a CDS encoding MFS transporter: MKEPAEDGAERPPAQRGALAALRHRNFRVFYAGQILSLCGTWMQSTAQGWLVLELTNSALLLGVVTAAGSLPSLAFTLWAGVVADRADKRRIILIADLVMGAQSLALAVLTHLGLITYPVLLLLVLVLGTANAFEVPTRQSFFVDLVGKEDLPNAIALNSSAFNGTRIIGPALAGWLIGVAGVAACFYANTVSFLFVVVGLMMMRLPRFHPPERTTSTLDDLREGLAFIRGDRLVRTLVWLIAAMSITAFPYAMLLPVFARDVLHVGATGLGYLLAATGLGALAGGVALAAGGGRLPRGRLMVWSSLAFCAFLFAFTFARTLPAALVLLGCAGFAMILNNATLNALLQSLVPNRLRGRVMSVYVFMFLGMTPIGALQAGALSRAVGAPAALAAGAAALFLIVLAVTLRVPELRRVR, from the coding sequence TTGAAGGAACCCGCCGAAGATGGAGCGGAGCGCCCGCCCGCGCAGCGGGGGGCGCTCGCTGCGTTGCGGCACCGCAACTTCCGCGTCTTCTACGCGGGGCAGATCCTGTCGCTCTGCGGCACCTGGATGCAGAGCACGGCGCAGGGGTGGCTCGTGCTGGAGCTCACCAACTCCGCGCTCCTGCTGGGCGTGGTGACGGCGGCGGGGTCGCTTCCGTCGCTCGCCTTCACCCTGTGGGCCGGCGTGGTGGCCGATCGCGCGGACAAGCGGCGCATCATCCTCATCGCCGACCTGGTGATGGGGGCGCAGTCGCTTGCGCTGGCCGTACTCACGCACCTGGGGCTCATCACCTACCCGGTGCTCCTCCTGCTGGTGCTGGTGCTGGGCACCGCAAACGCCTTCGAAGTCCCCACGCGCCAGTCGTTCTTCGTGGACCTGGTGGGAAAGGAGGACCTCCCCAACGCCATCGCGCTCAACTCGTCTGCCTTCAACGGCACGCGCATCATCGGGCCGGCGCTGGCGGGGTGGCTGATCGGGGTGGCGGGGGTGGCCGCGTGCTTCTACGCCAATACCGTCTCCTTTCTCTTCGTGGTGGTGGGGCTGATGATGATGCGCCTCCCGCGCTTCCATCCACCGGAGCGCACCACCTCCACGCTGGACGACCTGCGCGAGGGGCTCGCCTTCATCCGCGGCGACCGGCTGGTGAGGACGCTGGTGTGGCTGATCGCGGCGATGAGCATCACCGCCTTCCCCTACGCCATGCTCCTCCCCGTCTTCGCGCGCGACGTGCTGCACGTGGGCGCCACCGGGCTAGGCTACCTGCTGGCGGCGACGGGGCTGGGCGCGCTGGCGGGGGGTGTGGCGCTGGCCGCAGGAGGAGGGCGGCTGCCTCGCGGGAGGCTGATGGTGTGGTCGTCGCTGGCGTTCTGCGCCTTCCTCTTCGCCTTCACATTCGCCCGCACGCTACCCGCGGCGCTGGTGCTGCTGGGGTGCGCGGGGTTCGCCATGATCCTCAACAACGCCACCCTCAACGCCCTCCTCCAGTCGCTGGTTCCCAACCGGCTGCGGGGGCGGGTGATGTCCGTGTACGTCTTCATGTTCCTGGGGATGACCCCCATCGGCGCGCTGCAGGCCGGTGCCCTCTCGCGCGCCGTCGGCGCCCCCGCCGCCCTCGCCGCCGGGGCCGCGGCGCTCTTTTTGATCGTGCTGGCCGTCACGCTGCGCGTGCCCGAGCTCCGGCGCGTGCGGTAG